Below is a window of Maylandia zebra isolate NMK-2024a linkage group LG19, Mzebra_GT3a, whole genome shotgun sequence DNA.
CGAAATGTGGCTCACAATGTGCTCGCGCATCCCTGACAGCAACTTAAAACTCCACTTTTATTACTTTTgttatttcagtgaaaatattaAGAAGGGGAATAGCTGCTCAAGCTGTGCAGCACATTACAGGAAGTGTAACAACAGGTGTCTGCGCTCCAGTGCATCCCTCTGCCATCACAAAGGCAACAAGTCCACACTTGCAGCACCAACCGTTGAAAGAGATGAGCCATTTGTCGcagctctgacacacacaacgtTTTCACCCTGAGGCTCAACATAGCCCTGAAATGTTACGCCTGGCTATTCCCTGACAGACGTTTAGAGCAACCTCAGTGAATgacacaaaattaaaaatacagcTTTGGTAAAAATAAACACTGCCTAAATTGTCAGATGACAATTAGCCTAATTAGCTTATGATTATTGCCCGGCCTCTAAACTCCATTACGAGCCCCTTCCTGGTTTCACCCTCCCCCCAGCCGCTGCTGCTTTCTTGCCATTTGAGCAAAACCTATCAGCAGCTCATGTAATGAAGTCCTCTCTGTAGCAGCTATTAAACATATTTGCAGGAGATCCTCAGATGTCTAATTGCCAAGAGGGGGGGATTTAAATTGTTGTGTTTGCAAATTCATAAATGACAATATTACTTTAACAGCAAGATACAGGCAGACACACTGGCCCTTACTGTTTCGAAACAAGACAAGTCTTACCTGAAACGCACAGCATTGCATAGGGGTGTGTCGCCATAGCGATCTTTAGTGTGGACCGAAGCTCCATGACTCAGTAGGTACTGCACCATTTTGAGGTGGCCCTCACAGGCAGCAACATGAAGGGGTGTGCGTCCATCGTAGTCCACCAGACATAAGTTACTGCCCTGTGGAAAGGGAAAATCCTCAGTGTGTGTGCTGGTGGTTTAAAGGTTAGTGTGGTGAGATGATGTATTGATTTTATTTCTAATCtatatttgttctttttgtttatttgtttttatttaatctttatttatacgGGTAATCCCAGTGAGACTCAATGCTCAATCACAAGAGAAACCTGTTTCAGACAGCgtaacaaaattacaaaaataataataaaaaatctcCTGAAAAAGACTAAAACTTGAGTGTACAACTAGAATGATCGAAAAGCCTTACACCACTGCTAGATTTGGGCGATGCCAAACCTgtggctgattttttttccactcatctGAGGATCTAAAGTGCCAAACTGTTTGAGTAGCAGTCTTCAAGAAtacttctccaggcttcttgaaggacattcaaagctcttctctggatgtttgctgctttttgttccaTTCTTTGTGAGGATGattccacactgcttcagtaatgttgaggtctgggctctgagGGCCAACCCATGCCTGGTAGTGTcccactgtttttttgtttgtctttatcCATGTATGCTTTTAGTttgacagtgtgtttgggatcaccgTCATGCTGAAAAAATGAAGCCGTTGCCAATCTGATGTTTTCCAATTAGCATTACATCGGATCAAAATTTGACAGcacatttctgtgtttataattGCATCAATTTTGACAACGTCACCATCCACCGTGCTTGTATTCACTCACTGTTGTAGCTCTCTCTCGATCTCCTCTGTAGATACTGAcaatgatttgaaccaaaattTTCAATTTGATCACTTCTTAAGACCTGCTGCTACCGATTTTAACTAAATTTCTTGTCTAATGTGGTATATCTCAGCCCTTTCTCCCTGCTTACTTTCCTTAAGAGTGGCTGCTTGACAGCCGCCCTTCTACCATTTCTGcagaggcttcagtgaacattaGAGGGATCATCAACTGGAAGGTTTTTGCTGGATTTTCTTtactatttcttaaggacatgactttcaaatactgttcatctgctgcttttttatgcttgaatgattcatgggtcagtgttaagtggcttaacaaatatacaaaaaataaaaataaacaaggtCTGGAccaaaaatgagtgaaaagcagccaatgcCCTTACGTGAGGGCagaatatatttttgaaaacttcaAGGTAATCTAGGCAGCAGCTGCATACCAGTCAATCCACATATAGACATGTACATGCGACTGTGGAGACAACTCTAGGCTTGCCTTACCAGTCTGTCCTCTAGTTCTGCTTGTCTGAGTGCCTGCGTGTTGACTACACCGCTCTAATACAAAATGGAAGTGTGACcctgaaaatgttttgaaaatctACCAGTGGGAAAAGTTTTCCAAAGTTCAATGACCTTACAGCCAAACATGACCAGGAAAGAAATGGGTAAAATGTGTTTGGAGActcaaaaacaggaaataatgaTTAACTTTACAGCATGTGGTGAAGGTCGTAGGATTGCTTACCATTTCTTTTAGGGCTTTTAAGGCCTCAATGTCACCGATCTTAGCAGCGGCGCATGCCAGCGTGGGAGTCAGAGCATCTCGGATGGCTTCCAGCTCCTTTTGAAACCAGATTCCAAGAATTTTAAAACCCGCAATTTCTCTGAATATGAAAACAAGTCATCAAGTATGGCAAAATGACAAGCTCCTAATAACCTAAAGTTAGCCCCAGAGCTGAAAGTCTGCGGAAATGCACTGCTACCCTTACCTCTTTGCAGCTGACGCTTAGAGACTTGGCAATGACTTGGATGAAACGGCTGTCACTCAGGCACAGTTTGGCTCCTGCCAAGTCAGCGATCATTTCACCTCGCAGGTTCTCTGCCATCATCTGGACAGagtcacaaaaaaataataatcttttAGCACTTTGTTACTTTAAAAGCTTCCACATAATGGAAAAGAAAGTGTTGAAAGTGCCACCAGCCTTTTTCTTCGCCTCCAGAGCAAGCTCCTTCTTGGCCAATACGTAGGACAGTTTTGACAGCGCAGCCTCTGGAGTCATGTCGCCTCCTGCTATCAGGCCGGCTTCTATCAAGACCTGTAGTATCAATCACAGGAATAAGTGACCTGATTGATTCATTCTCTCTCCAACTCAACTGAACATATTAACAAGACTGTGATTAATTACCAAGCGTCATGAACTACCTTGCCAGTGGCGTAGGATGTAGACACCGACCCCCTCAGACACTGCGTGcagttgatgatgatgacaccGGCATCAGTGGCTTTCTTTAACTGTTCCAGGAGATCAGGGCGGTTATCGGGGGCATTTCCGCTGCCGTAGGTTTCCAGGACCACTCCTTCCATGGGTGGCTGCAGGAAAGCCTTTACCTGGACAAAGATGAGCGCAGTTTCAGGTTATAAACACCCAAAATTTATGGCCATCTTAACTGGCTACTCAACTGTGCAGAATCAAGATGAGAAATTAGTATTCCGTGTTATTTTTCCTGCAGCCCCTTTAACTCCATGCAACCCATTCACTCTCCTAAAAGCCCATCTGGTGCCATCTCTGCAACCAGAGTATCTCAGTCACTGGTTGGCTGGTTGGCACTGGGAAGCCCTACACCACATCATTAGCCATGGCATATGACTAGAATGGCAGATGACTCAAATGGCAGAAAGGAGAGCAATTAATCTGAAGGTGTTAGCAAGCATAAAGTCACTTGGCAAGTTTGTGCCAGTTACCATAAAATGCGAGAAGAAGGTGACATTAAAAGTTCCAGGTTCACTCAGTATTTTTTGATGCGATAAGCAGTTTGACAAGAAAGGTGTGACACAGATTACCAATGAAGCTCCCGTACTGCAGAGTGCGGACACACGAGAGCCAAGTGCCTAATCAAAACGGTGCCTCATAAAAGCAGTTAAAGGCTGTAAGAAAGCCTTGATAGCAGAGTTGGGCAGTGGGAGCAGATTGAGACAGTAAAGTCGCTCCCCCAGCAGACGCTGCAGGGGGAGGTGCAGCTAAATGTTACAGTATCTGTAGCAACCCTCCCTCTTTACAGGGGGATTGGACATGGCCCATAACTCCGTCTCATCTTTCTCTGGCTTGAGCTTTGATGGCAGCTTACATGACTGGGAAAGTAACAGAAGAAGGCTAATAGCGCAATTACATTGAAGTTAACTATATTTTATTGCAGACAAAACAACAGTCTGTTACCTTTGAAGAACAGGTGATCTagtacaacagaaaaaaaaggaggcaATTACAACTTTCTCGGCTTAAAGATTTGCACCATGCCGGCAATTTTAACATACTCATTTCAGCACTTGACTGCATGTCATTTGGTTTTAATTGGAAACAGCGTAAGTAAGCTGGAACCTCTGAGGCTTAGAAATGAAGCCAAGGCTCAAGTCCAAATACTGCAGTTCCTCAAGCAGCCAAATGAGGCTGTCTCAAAATGTGAGAAAACAGACTCCCATGTTTAAAAGGACAACATTGGAGAAGACAATACGACTGCTGAGTTACATGAAGCTGGCTGTTTGTTTATGGTGCTAGTGAGtgttttaatcttttttgtGACCTTAGCTGTAAGGTTGTACAGGGTTGCATTTAAGACTTAAAGTTATACACAACTGTCAGGGCGGCCGCTCTGAGTGATTAGTGAGGCACTCTAAGGAGCAAGCTGTttagtttttatcattttcattCTTCTATCCAAATAATGACAAGCGGTAGCTTCAGAACATCTGGTAAATATTCCAAAATTACATCCATGGTCCACTTCACAGGCTACACCAGTAGCATTAAACAAAAAACGACATTTTATACCACTTtaataaaaagttaaataaaatacatttcccTGAAACTTACAGTAGACGCAGTGATTCCTGGGAATAGCCTAAGCAGGCCTACGTTGCGGTTCAGCTCAGTCTTGACTTGAAACTTTGCTGTGGTGTTTGCCCTCCACACTGTATCCCAGTTGACTGGCGGAAAGTTGAAGAAactccattaaaaaaataatcctttaaaaacaaaaagtgatttattttctaCGTAAGCAGTTTATTGGTTCCTTACTTGTAATATCCACTTCAGCAGTGGCCAAGGGGGCCAAGTTAGGAGATGAGAATGCATTGAAGCTCCCAGCATCCACTTTGGTCACACGATTCCCTCTGTAGAGTTTGTTgtagaaatacaggcacacctAACAAATGCATGTTCATAAGATGAacttaataatttatttcttgATTGATTAAATCACTAACATATAACAGAGctaagagaaaacaaagcaacaactgGCTATCAGGGTATTACATTCAGTCAGTTTCTCTCTCACAATCCAACATTTCTAATAAGGTTTGCAGTCAATTAGCAGCTATAAACCATCTTCTTTATCTCACCTCAGGAATGACAAATTGTCCAGCAATTAGTAATGCCCCAAGTAGATTGTCTCTGCCATCATTCCTCATCTCATAGATGGGTACCTAAAGACAGAAAGTGTCTCATTTTAACAAACCAGTAAACCCTGGTTTATTTGCTGGTTAGTTAGTGACTTGAGGATAGCAGCTCTTACCTGTGAGCCCGTGAGAATGATCGGTTTGCCCAAATGCTCACACATAAAGGACAGGGCAGAGGCTGTGTAAGCCATAGTgtctgtgccatgaagaatcACAAAACCATCGTAGCTTTCATAGTTTCTCTGGGgtgaaataagaaaataattatCATAATGGAGATAATTTCACATGGCCAGATAGATTTTAAAAGCAGGATTTAAGTAATATAAAGGcacaacaacaaattaaaaagagTAGCAAGTACCTCAATGTCCTTTCCAAATCTACCCCAGTCATCTGTGGTCATATTGGAAGAGTCCAATAAAGGATTGTACTCCAAGATAGTGTAGACTATCCTCTTATTTTGTTTACTCAGTCTGGAAGAGAAAACAGTCCAGTTTATCTATGAGCTGCATTCTCTATAGGAACATTTACACAAAGCCAAACAGTGACAGATTATACAGCCAATAATAAAGCAGCGGTGTTGGTCGTTCCAAGTACAAATATTCAACTTCAAAAGTTCACGCAGTCAACAAGCAATTAAAGTCTTTACTGGGATAAATTATTACGTATTATGTATTGTGGTGaacatttaataaaagctgGATCAGGTTCTGGTTAAAGGGGAGATGTGAGCTTAAAGAAGCGTAAGGGAATGTTAAAAACGCTGACTTCAAAATCCGTTTAGCTGGGCCTTCTGTCTGAGCAACAGGGCGCCAAAACCTGTTTCAGGTTTACGCACACAAAGAATTTTCAAAGGGTAAAAGGGAGGGGCAAAGTCACACAAGTTAGACAGTGCAGCACTTTAAAAGTTAAGCATTTTTGTTTAGCACAGTAGAGTCCCAATTTCCTGCACAGCTACATGACTGaacacttacatttatggaCACAAGATAGCTTATCCGATATATTTTGAAGGTTCTTTGGTGACTCGTATCATGTTGGAGCAAAAGCctgtatttctttttcattgcAAATAATAGGGAGGGAGTCTTTCATACATACATATTTATGCTGCCTGTAAGTGCAGTTTAACGCAGGCGTCCCACAGCCCCACCTGCCACGCTCCATGTAAGGCAGCGTGACTGACTGAAAAGCCATGAAgcgattttctttttaatc
It encodes the following:
- the aspg gene encoding 60 kDa lysophospholipase isoform X3 is translated as MADSSTNGLTSLARALSQPSLDLIEVNDVSPPRSLQLHPGRRRKLSSCNSIENADLVTSPCAAEARVLVINTGGTIGMTLHEDVLAPQANAFVKSLRKLPILHDETYAHQTRMYEYYGSDTLVLPKPAPHPDLHFHGLSKQNKRIVYTILEYNPLLDSSNMTTDDWGRFGKDIERNYESYDGFVILHGTDTMAYTASALSFMCEHLGKPIILTGSQVPIYEMRNDGRDNLLGALLIAGQFVIPEVCLYFYNKLYRGNRVTKVDAGSFNAFSSPNLAPLATAEVDITINWDTVWRANTTAKFQVKTELNRNVGLLRLFPGITASTVKAFLQPPMEGVVLETYGSGNAPDNRPDLLEQLKKATDAGVIIINCTQCLRGSVSTSYATGKVLIEAGLIAGGDMTPEAALSKLSYVLAKKELALEAKKKMMAENLRGEMIADLAGAKLCLSDSRFIQVIAKSLSVSCKEELEAIRDALTPTLACAAAKIGDIEALKALKEMGSNLCLVDYDGRTPLHVAACEGHLKMVQYLLSHGASVHTKDRYGDTPLCNAVRFRHKEVVKLLRKTGAHFSRHELEEAGTEMCSLAANGDLDGLEIWSLAGADLNQPGYDGQTAIQVAQVVSKKDVVAFLLRLESKKSKSGVIQFKATPPAL
- the aspg gene encoding 60 kDa lysophospholipase isoform X2: MADSSTNGLTSLARALSQPSLDLIEVNDVSPPRSLQLHPGRRRKLSSCNSIENADLVTSPCAAEARVLVINTGGTIGMTLHEDVLAPQANAFVKSLRKLPILHDETYAHQTRMYEYYGSDTLVLPLSKQNKRIVYTILEYNPLLDSSNMTTDDWGRFGKDIERNYESYDGFVILHGTDTMAYTASALSFMCEHLGKPIILTGSQVPIYEMRNDGRDNLLGALLIAGQFVIPEVCLYFYNKLYRGNRVTKVDAGSFNAFSSPNLAPLATAEVDITINWDTVWRANTTAKFQVKTELNRNVGLLRLFPGITASTVKAFLQPPMEGVVLETYGSGNAPDNRPDLLEQLKKATDAGVIIINCTQCLRGSVSTSYATGKVLIEAGLIAGGDMTPEAALSKLSYVLAKKELALEAKKKMMAENLRGEMIADLAGAKLCLSDSRFIQVIAKSLSVSCKEELEAIRDALTPTLACAAAKIGDIEALKALKEMGSNLCLVDYDGRTPLHVAACEGHLKMVQYLLSHGASVHTKDRYGDTPLCNAVRFRHKEVVKLLRKTGAHFSRHELEEAGTEMCSLAANGDLDGLEIWSLAGADLNQPGYDGQTAIQVAQVVSKKDVVAFLLRLESKKSKKVLGEFNDDDDDDDEEESGVIQFKATPPAL
- the aspg gene encoding 60 kDa lysophospholipase isoform X4 — encoded protein: MADSSTNGLTSLARALSQPSLDLIEVNDVSPPRSLQLHPGRRRKLSSCNSIENADLVTSPCAAEARVLVINTGGTIGMTLHEDVLAPQANAFVKSLRKLPILHDETYAHQTRMYEYYGSDTLVLPKPAPHPDLHFHGLSKQNKRIVYTILEYNPLLDSSNMTTDDWGRFGKDIERNYESYDGFVILHGTDTMAYTASALSFMCEHLGKPIILTGSQVPIYEMRNDGRDNLLGALLIAGQFVIPEVCLYFYNKLYRGNRVTKVDAGSFNAFSSPNLAPLATAEVDITINWDTVWRANTTAKFQVKTELNRNVGLLRLFPGITASTVKAFLQPPMEGVVLETYGSGNAPDNRPDLLEQLKKATDAGVIIINCTQCLRGSVSTSYATGKVLIEAGLIAGGDMTPEAALSKLSYVLAKKELALEAKKKMMAENLRGEMIADLAGAKLCLSDSRFIQVIAKSLSVSCKEELEAIRDALTPTLACAAAKIGDIEALKALKEMGSNLCLVDYDGRTPLHVAACEGHLKMVQYLLSHGASVHTKDRYGDTPLCNAVRFRHKEVVKLLRKTGAHFSRHELEEAGTEMCSLAANGDLDGLEIWSLAGADLNQPGYDGQTAIQVSGVIQFKATPPAL
- the aspg gene encoding 60 kDa lysophospholipase isoform X1; translation: MADSSTNGLTSLARALSQPSLDLIEVNDVSPPRSLQLHPGRRRKLSSCNSIENADLVTSPCAAEARVLVINTGGTIGMTLHEDVLAPQANAFVKSLRKLPILHDETYAHQTRMYEYYGSDTLVLPKPAPHPDLHFHGLSKQNKRIVYTILEYNPLLDSSNMTTDDWGRFGKDIERNYESYDGFVILHGTDTMAYTASALSFMCEHLGKPIILTGSQVPIYEMRNDGRDNLLGALLIAGQFVIPEVCLYFYNKLYRGNRVTKVDAGSFNAFSSPNLAPLATAEVDITINWDTVWRANTTAKFQVKTELNRNVGLLRLFPGITASTVKAFLQPPMEGVVLETYGSGNAPDNRPDLLEQLKKATDAGVIIINCTQCLRGSVSTSYATGKVLIEAGLIAGGDMTPEAALSKLSYVLAKKELALEAKKKMMAENLRGEMIADLAGAKLCLSDSRFIQVIAKSLSVSCKEELEAIRDALTPTLACAAAKIGDIEALKALKEMGSNLCLVDYDGRTPLHVAACEGHLKMVQYLLSHGASVHTKDRYGDTPLCNAVRFRHKEVVKLLRKTGAHFSRHELEEAGTEMCSLAANGDLDGLEIWSLAGADLNQPGYDGQTAIQVAQVVSKKDVVAFLLRLESKKSKKVLGEFNDDDDDDDEEESGVIQFKATPPAL